Sequence from the Mauremys mutica isolate MM-2020 ecotype Southern chromosome 2, ASM2049712v1, whole genome shotgun sequence genome:
TTGCGATTCTCAGCAGCTGGGGTCTTGGGATCCTGATTATGCAGAACCTCTTTTACCCTTAACAGTTCTCGCTTGGGTGTTTCTCTCATATTCCTAAGCATGCTAACACTGGCTTGGTCTCTGGACATGCATGTGCTTGCGGTACAGTTTCTGGGGAGAGTGCTTTTGGATTTTGTATCACAAGTCTGAGAAGCTTTCTTCAAGTCTTTAATGCACTGCTTCCCTTTTGTTGCATTCATTTGCCAGTTGGCTGTGCCACTTGTTTTTGAATTGGGTCTCTCTGACATGGGTTTTGATTTTGCTTTCAGTTCCATCACAGAGGGCCTCTTGGAGACATGAGAATTTATGGGAGGCCTTGTCAGTTTCAGATCTTGTCCAGCTCTAACCTGTTGTTTGGACCTTCCAACTTCCAGAGCACCAGGAGTTTTACATGTTCTTGAGTGTTTCACATATTGCTTTTGTGTGGGCTGTCTTGCAAGACCGAGCATTCCAACTGCCTGTAATTTCACTGTGTTTTGCCTCACAACACTGGGATGTAGACACTGTTTTTCTGCACCTGATTTCTTGGATAGCCGAGTACTAGAATAAGTAAATATCTGGAAAGGAGGCACTGACCCCCGGGCTTTGCTGCTGGGTCTTTGAGGACACACGACTTTACAGCCAGGTGGAGATTTTGCTAGTTTATTCAAAATTAGTTCCTTACTGGTCTGACAGGCAGTAACTCTGTCTTTCAGATCCACATTGTTCCTTGGAGCTGTGCCCAAGGTATGCCTGTGAACCAAACCTCTTTTGCTCTCTGGCTTGTTTAAACCAGTCCTAGATTGTACTTTGATGTCCAGTCCGGACTCTGTCCTGTTCTCAGAAGATTCTAGAACAGTTTTATTAGGAAGATTTACTTTATCACAGTCTATCATTTCTTGCAAATTCTCAGTTACTGAGTGGTACTCCCCACACTGGGGATCATTTCCAGTCTGGGTCAACATTACAGCTCTTTGATCGGTGACTGACCCTGGATTTTCAGATTTCACAGTCTCTTGTATTTGATTTAACTGATGACAGGTAGACGATGATGCCATTCTGTTTAGTTGCACACAATGGCTTTTGTTTGGTAGAAGGTTGGCAGGTGGCCCTGTACTCTttcccagaaggttgggaggtaTACTCTTTGGCCTCTGGGACCCAGGGGCATTTGAGGACCTGTGCTGAAGAGCACAACGTGCACTCCTTGTGTTTTTGACAGCAGGTGCATGATCCTTCGGTATGCATTTCGACACTTTTGAGAGAACATCCTTCTGGGGCTGGACAACCTGAGGAGAGAGAAGATAAACATCAGCCTTAAAAATAAGAGAAATGAACAGCATCCACCACCAGATTCTAAATTAGACCAGGAGTTCATACTTCATATACATTTGAGAGAGAGTTTTCTTGTTTGCAATCACTTCGGCCCTCTTTCCACACCCATTCTCAATCGCAGAAGCCCTGTGGTAGTTGTCTACATGAAAGAGTAATGGACACAGCTGTCCTAAAGTTTTCAATATCAGAGGCCACATGCATGGACCTCTCCATAAGGTGCATCCTGAGATGACACTCAACTTCTGAGTGCACTTAGAGAAGCCTGTGATGTGCCCATCTTCTAAGCAGAGTGTGGCAACATCATTAAGAGGCACAAGAGCCTTGCAAACAGGGTAGTTCTTAAAGCTTGGGGATTTATGCATTGTACGAGTATTATCCCAATACATACATGCACCATTCCAGTGGGTACTGCTGACCAAAAGTCTCCATCTCAAGTGCACTAGGCATGCACATACCAACAGTGGAATATATATGTTGACAATCACTCAGAGGagaacaaaaaacatttaaaaatcgtAATGTAAGGTGGTTTAGTTTGTCTGGATGTACTACACACTTCCAGTTCTGAACTTCTGTGCAGTGTTGCTGCCCTGGCAGACAGCTGGTGTCTCACCCCAGAGATAACTCTATTTTAGTAGTGGCTGAAACATCAAGCATATTGGCATGTTTCAAAGTCTGAATTTAATGCTTAGTGACTAGAGGTCTTcagcatttttaatatatttagtaAGAAAAGATTTGTATTTAATTGCCTCTTATGCCAAGCTAGTTAGCACTCCATTGACACCAATCTCTTTAGGGCAAGGAACCCATTTTAttgtgtcaggtttcagagtggtaaccgtgttagtctgtatcagcaaaaacaaccgggagtccttgtggcaccttagagactaacacatttatttgggcatgaactttcatgggctaaaacccacttcatcagatgcatagagtgaaaaatacagtaagtatATACATGTTatatcaatataataaaaaccagcaggatcttattaagagggataaggcaaagatgccacatttattgtaaatataataataaagcaaaagataaaagtaaacaacgttgtttgactacttattcctattactacttattcctcacacacacacattatatatatatatatatatatatatatatatatatatattcattcacacaatcattcattcaagttctgtataggtgttatagttaccagcctagaagttgctcatgccaagttactggccaggtatcttggtcatgaggatggagccgagtctgtgtcagatgcacctgatgctcctggaggctggcagcagaaccagagaatcggctccatcctcatgaccaagatacctggccagtaacttggcatgagcaacgtctaggctggtaactataacacctatacagaacttgaatgaatgactgtgtgaatgaatatgtgtgtgtgtgtgcgcacgtgcgtgtgtgtataaggaataagtagtaataggaataagtagttaaacaacattgtttacttttatcttttgctttattattatatttacaataaggcatctttgccttatccctcttaataagatcctgctggtttttattatattggtataacattttggtggagaatgcaggcagtGTTGTTACTGTTCcaatggcattctggccctgggaggaggaatctacccaaatatcccccttcccaatctccagaggggtcccaaaagtctgccccttctggggtctcaaatgtttCTCCTTCTGATGTTACTGCAGCTGTAAGATTTGAGAGCGCTGTTgtaactctctgtacccaaccttaagggcatctaactgggtttgggtactacatacatttttatttctctgcttttgcagcagaggcttgtaaatcttggtgcagtttttcatttttacatttaGCCAATTGAAGGAATACCTTATTACAGGTTTTCCATAGAAGCCAAACTGCGGCTGCTTCCTTTTTCATTGGAGTTGAGGGTTTATATATTAATAAGTACCTAgccaatctgtttttttttttaatggatatcTTTAGAcagtgtttttttaaacatttttcccaacagttgtgagCAACA
This genomic interval carries:
- the CKAP2L gene encoding cytoskeleton-associated protein 2-like, coding for MGRARATAAQEERQKKLQEYLATKGKLKCPNTKPYLKDRTNQPNPQLPRLSKSGPVVQPQKDVLSKVSKCIPKDHAPAVKNTRSARCALQHRSSNAPGSQRPKSIPPNLLGKSTGPPANLLPNKSHCVQLNRMASSSTCHQLNQIQETVKSENPGSVTDQRAVMLTQTGNDPQCGEYHSVTENLQEMIDCDKVNLPNKTVLESSENRTESGLDIKVQSRTGLNKPESKRGLVHRHTLGTAPRNNVDLKDRVTACQTSKELILNKLAKSPPGCKVVCPQRPSSKARGSVPPFQIFTYSSTRLSKKSGAEKQCLHPSVVRQNTVKLQAVGMLGLARQPTQKQYVKHSRTCKTPGALEVGRSKQQVRAGQDLKLTRPPINSHVSKRPSVMELKAKSKPMSERPNSKTSGTANWQMNATKGKQCIKDLKKASQTCDTKSKSTLPRNCTASTCMSRDQASVSMLRNMRETPKRELLRVKEVLHNQDPKTPAAENRKKQLEQWLASKGKSYKRPPMTLPAKKPTKEMVNLSFWNGMEEEEKRKQFCMTDKINGMLAECLELAEKGFPSEELFTTLSSIPEAEKFAKFWICKAKLLARNGTIDMTGLYEAAVCAGAAPIQELREVVVEFLKNTDNVYQGVSARPSAEVSSHIVEDAAEQPVLQVPRTPCPGTREQVVATPQSSLRFLTSKPGSLVKLQVVPVPRTKGLSDMQDLKFLTPVRRSLRIEHAISCYPEMLREHDTVVSSLDEILAMEDVSQVVFRKNEALLEEEELEL